From Strix uralensis isolate ZFMK-TIS-50842 chromosome 1, bStrUra1, whole genome shotgun sequence, a single genomic window includes:
- the COMMD3 gene encoding COMM domain-containing protein 3, with protein sequence MELSAYAQGGWRLLGDPRRFPRRPYAALLRAAFRSLLDHPQAGLDDPDLKDIDPTVLKHCHAAAATCILEAGKQKADISAISTCLEDCKLDKERIEQFCTEYQKNKDALEILLGSIGRSPLHITDVSWRLEYQIKSNQLHKTYQPSYFVTLNVENGDSGSHPDVSFSCTMEQLQDLVGKLKDAAKSLERATQM encoded by the exons ATGGAGCTGTCGGCGTACGCGCAGGGCGGGTGGCGGCTGCTGGGCGACCCCCGCCGCTTCCCCCGCCGCCCCTACGCCGCGCTCCTCCGCGCCGCTTTCCGCAGCCTCCTCGATCACCCCCAGGCCGGGTTGG acGATCCAGACCTGAAAGATATTGACCCTACGGTATTAAAACATTGCCATGCTGCGGCTGCAACGTGTATTCTGGAGGCAGGAAAGCAGAAAGCTGACATATCTGCTATAAG CACATGTCTTGAGGACTGTAAACTGGACAAAGAGAGAATAGAACAATTTTGCACCGAATATCAG aaaaaCAAGGATGCGTTGGAAATCCTATTGGGAAG CATAGGCAGATCTCCTCTCCATATAACTGATGTGTCTTGGCGCTTGGAATATCAGATCAAG agCAATCAACTTCATAAAACTTACCAGCCTTCCTACTTTGTGACCTTAAACGTAGAG aacgGTGATTCGGGATCACACCCAGATGTTAGTTTTAGTTGCACGATGGAGCAATTACAG GATTTAGTTGGAAAACTAAAAGATGCTGCAAAAAGTCTAGAAAGAGCGACTCAGATGTGA